The proteins below come from a single Podarcis muralis chromosome 8, rPodMur119.hap1.1, whole genome shotgun sequence genomic window:
- the LOC114600599 gene encoding DGAT1/2-independent enzyme synthesizing storage lipids-like, giving the protein MSCFTQMLGNWISFPYLEDYLTSVVHPLWFFVLPMLFYSAILVFWFFSSCASLLLYIYKKMNNHQENDFYSKFWDKPRQVMAKVVDTYGKIWHGYEVMDMERLPKGPGIIILYHPPFPINYLLFLTKLYKKTGLHCHSVIDHMLYWTPGMKMLCDVTFLRNYTNAECVEILKKGYLLGIIPGGAREGNFSNDYSLMWGNRTGFARIALEAKVPIIPIFTQNMCEVYRTIGNTRLTKWLYEKTRCIFLPSYGGFPVRLRTYVGEPIPYDPNITATELAEKAKTALENLRDRHQKRPGNILRALLERFDKHDKAN; this is encoded by the exons ATGAGCTGCTTTACTCAAATGCTGGGAAACTGGATTAGTTTTCCTTATTTAGAAGACTACCTGACCTCGGTGGTTCACCCTCTGTGGTTTTTTGTGCTTCCGATGTTGTTTTATTCAGCAATATTGGTTTTCTGGTTTTTTTCCTCTTGTGCCTCACTATTGTTATATATTTACAAGAAGATGAATAACCACCAAGAAAATGATTTTTATAGCAAATTTTGGGACAAGCCAAGGCAAGTTATGGCTAAAGTTGTAGATACATATGGAAAGATATGGCATG GTTATGAAGTTATGGACATGGAACGTCTCCCTAAAGGTCCAGGGATTATTATTCTCTACCATCCACCTTTTCCTATCAACTATTTATTATTTCTGACTAAACTTTATAAAAAGACAGGGTTACACTGCCATTCAGTAATTGATCACATGTTGTATTGGACGCCAG ggaTGAAGATGCTATGTGATGTTACCTTCTTGAGAAATTACACGAATGCTGAATGTGTGGAAATTCTGAAGAAAGGCTATTTATTGGGCATTATACCTGGTGGAGCTAGAGAAGGAAACTTTAGTAATGATTACAGCTTAATGTGGGGTAACCGCACAGGTTTTGCTCGGATAGCTTTGGAGGCGAAAGTG CCCATCATCCCTATATTTACCCAAAACATGTGTGAAGTATACAGGACCATTGGAAATACAA GGCTGACAAAATGGCTGTATGAGAAAACTCGATGTATATTCCTTCCCTCTTATGGAGGGTTCCCAGTGAGATTGAGGACATATGTTGGAGAACCCATCCCATATGATCCAAATATAACTGCCACAGAGCTGGCTGAAAAA gcaaagactgcactggaaaatctTCGGGATAGACACCAAAAGAGGCCAGGAAATATATTAAGAGCTCTTTTAGAACGATTTGATAAGCATGACAAAGCCAACTAG